The following proteins are co-located in the Imtechella halotolerans genome:
- a CDS encoding phytoene desaturase family protein produces the protein MKQQIIIIGSGFSSLAAACYLAKSGHKVTILEKNNTIGGRARQFKKEGFTFDMGPTWYWMPDVFERFFSDFKKHPSEYYTLEKLNPAYEVFFDKNDSILIEDTLEKIKNTFESIEVGSASKLEKFIGNAQSNYNIAIKDLVYKPGVSPLELVNYKTLSRLHQFASNIQRDVRKEFKNKRLAQILEFPVLFLGAKPSQTPSFYNFMNYADFGLGTWYPKGGMFSVVEAIKQLAIEMGVEIKTNANVVSIEIDNGLATHVVTQTDQYPADMVLSGADYHHSETLLPQQYRAYSEKYWDKRTFAPSSLLFYVGFSKKLENISHHTLFFDVDFDIHAQAIYDRPKWPEKPLFYASFPSVTDIEAAPEGCEAGIFLIPIAPGIEDTPRIREDYFNILISRMEDVTSQSLKEHVLFKESYCVNDFINDYNAYKGNAYGLANTLTQTAFLRPKLRSKTINNLYFCGQLTVPGPGVPPSLISGKLVSELILQDIQKRS, from the coding sequence ATGAAGCAACAGATAATTATTATAGGTTCGGGTTTTTCATCATTGGCTGCGGCTTGCTATTTAGCAAAATCAGGCCATAAGGTGACCATTTTAGAAAAAAACAACACCATTGGAGGTCGCGCAAGACAGTTCAAAAAAGAAGGTTTTACATTTGATATGGGTCCTACATGGTATTGGATGCCTGATGTATTTGAACGGTTTTTTTCCGATTTCAAAAAACATCCATCTGAGTATTATACGCTGGAGAAGCTAAATCCAGCATACGAAGTATTCTTTGATAAAAATGATAGTATCTTAATTGAAGATACACTAGAAAAAATCAAAAATACTTTTGAGTCCATTGAGGTAGGAAGCGCTAGTAAACTAGAAAAATTTATCGGTAATGCTCAATCTAACTATAATATTGCCATTAAAGATCTTGTATACAAGCCTGGTGTATCGCCATTAGAATTAGTAAATTATAAAACTCTTTCTAGATTACATCAATTTGCTAGTAACATTCAAAGAGATGTCAGAAAGGAATTCAAAAACAAACGACTTGCTCAAATTTTAGAATTTCCTGTGCTGTTTTTAGGTGCCAAACCCTCACAAACACCTTCATTTTATAATTTTATGAACTATGCAGATTTTGGTTTAGGCACCTGGTATCCAAAAGGGGGGATGTTTTCAGTTGTGGAGGCAATTAAACAACTGGCTATTGAAATGGGAGTAGAAATAAAAACCAACGCAAATGTGGTAAGCATAGAGATCGACAATGGCCTTGCTACTCATGTGGTAACCCAAACCGATCAATATCCGGCAGATATGGTCCTGAGCGGTGCTGATTATCATCACAGTGAAACCTTATTACCCCAACAATACAGGGCCTATTCTGAAAAATACTGGGATAAACGTACTTTTGCTCCCTCATCTTTATTATTCTATGTAGGATTTTCTAAAAAATTAGAAAATATATCTCACCATACTTTATTTTTTGATGTAGATTTTGACATACATGCCCAAGCAATATATGACCGTCCCAAATGGCCTGAAAAACCTCTTTTCTATGCCAGTTTCCCATCTGTAACAGATATTGAGGCAGCCCCTGAGGGTTGTGAAGCGGGGATATTCCTCATTCCAATTGCACCTGGGATAGAAGATACTCCACGTATAAGAGAAGATTACTTCAATATATTAATAAGTCGTATGGAAGATGTAACATCTCAATCGCTAAAAGAGCATGTCCTCTTTAAAGAATCCTATTGCGTAAATGATTTTATTAATGATTATAATGCTTACAAGGGAAATGCCTATGGCCTAGCCAACACACTTACTCAAACTGCATTTTTAAGACCTAAACTACGGAGTAAAACAATTAATAATCTCTATTTCTGTGGTCAACTAACTGTTCCTGGTCCAGGAGTTCCTCCTTCCTTAATTTCAGGAAAATTAGTATCGGAATTAATACTTCAAGACATTCAAAAACGTTCTTAA
- a CDS encoding phytoene/squalene synthase family protein → MKTIFDNLSYSCSKATTQAYSTSFSAAVKLLAPSIRQHIYNIYGFVRFADEIVDSFMEFPQEQLLISFENELQSAIQNRISLNPILNSFQHTVHQFNIDLKLIEAFMKSMRQDLFKSNYSTYQEYKEYIYGSADVVGLMCLKVFVNGDLQKYEELKHPAMALGSGFQKVNFLRDLKNDYELLHRSYFPNVDFKNLDNRTKTAIIKEIENDFQIAYKGILKLPVEARFGVYMAYKYYNRLLKKLKKTPSVEITSRRIRVPNHEKYGLLAQSYIHYRLNLL, encoded by the coding sequence ATGAAAACTATTTTTGACAACCTATCTTACAGCTGTAGCAAGGCCACAACTCAAGCCTACAGCACCTCATTTTCTGCTGCTGTTAAACTATTAGCCCCCAGTATACGTCAACATATCTATAATATTTATGGTTTTGTTCGATTTGCAGATGAAATTGTAGATTCATTTATGGAGTTTCCGCAAGAGCAGTTACTAATTTCGTTTGAAAATGAATTACAATCTGCCATACAAAACCGGATCAGTCTTAATCCCATATTAAATTCATTTCAGCACACGGTTCATCAATTTAATATTGATCTAAAACTCATTGAAGCTTTCATGAAAAGTATGAGACAAGACCTATTTAAAAGCAACTATTCCACCTACCAAGAATACAAAGAATACATTTATGGGTCTGCAGATGTTGTTGGACTTATGTGCCTGAAAGTTTTTGTAAATGGTGATCTTCAAAAGTATGAAGAATTAAAGCACCCAGCCATGGCTCTGGGTTCAGGTTTTCAAAAAGTCAACTTTTTACGTGATCTAAAAAATGATTATGAGTTATTACACCGTTCATATTTTCCAAATGTAGATTTTAAGAATTTAGACAATCGGACAAAAACCGCCATAATCAAAGAAATTGAAAATGATTTCCAAATTGCTTATAAAGGAATTTTAAAACTCCCTGTTGAAGCAAGATTCGGAGTATACATGGCTTACAAGTATTATAACCGACTATTAAAAAAACTTAAAAAGACACCTTCAGTAGAGATCACCTCAAGACGTATACGAGTACCAAATCATGAAAAATATGGCTTGTTAGCTCAATCATATATTCATTATCGATTAAATTTACTTTAA
- a CDS encoding sterol desaturase family protein, with translation MTTFYWLLVFISTFIFMEFMAWFTHKYVMHGFLWSLHKDHHRKDHDSWFERNDAFFIFYAIVSFSFFLLWKYNDLWIGLPIGVGIFAYGLAYFMVHDIFIHQRFKLFKKANNRYAKGIRRAHKIHHKHLGKDKGECFGMLWVPLKYFKNN, from the coding sequence ATGACTACATTTTATTGGTTATTGGTTTTTATAAGCACCTTTATATTTATGGAATTTATGGCCTGGTTTACTCATAAATATGTCATGCATGGATTTCTATGGTCGTTACACAAAGACCACCATCGCAAGGATCATGATTCTTGGTTTGAGCGAAATGATGCATTTTTTATATTTTATGCCATTGTAAGTTTTAGCTTTTTTTTACTTTGGAAATATAATGACTTATGGATTGGACTTCCTATTGGTGTAGGTATTTTTGCTTATGGACTAGCTTACTTTATGGTTCATGATATATTTATTCACCAACGTTTTAAATTATTCAAAAAAGCAAATAACCGTTACGCAAAAGGAATTAGAAGAGCCCATAAAATCCATCATAAACATTTAGGAAAAGACAAAGGAGAATGCTTCGGGATGCTTTGGGTACCACTTAAATATTTTAAAAACAACTAA
- a CDS encoding lycopene cyclase domain-containing protein, with translation MKYLYLLLDIGSLSIPFLYSFHPRLKFHKLWPYLFPSIIMTMFIFIPWDIIFTENKFWGFNNDYLSGLYFVNLPIEEWLFFICIPYACIFTHEAFKIIAPGFYLKNKHLVPLTWFLMFTFTIISIVNYDKWYTSVNFAYAVVVLYAGLLWAKEELSRFYATFLVILIPFFIVNGILTGSMIETPIVWYNNEENLGIRLATIPIEDSVYAFTMLFSSILFMHLLRKKFV, from the coding sequence ATGAAATACCTTTATCTTCTATTGGACATTGGATCCCTGAGTATCCCATTTCTATATAGTTTTCATCCAAGACTAAAATTTCACAAACTATGGCCATATCTATTTCCATCGATTATTATGACCATGTTCATTTTTATCCCATGGGATATTATATTTACTGAGAACAAATTTTGGGGTTTTAACAATGATTATTTGTCAGGACTCTACTTTGTTAATCTCCCAATAGAAGAGTGGTTATTTTTTATTTGCATCCCTTATGCTTGTATTTTTACCCATGAAGCTTTTAAGATTATTGCACCTGGCTTTTATCTCAAAAACAAACACCTTGTTCCATTGACATGGTTTCTAATGTTCACTTTCACAATTATAAGCATTGTAAATTATGACAAATGGTATACAAGTGTAAATTTTGCTTATGCAGTTGTAGTCCTATATGCTGGTCTCCTATGGGCCAAGGAAGAACTTTCCCGTTTTTACGCTACTTTCTTAGTGATTCTTATACCCTTTTTTATTGTTAATGGAATACTTACGGGTTCCATGATTGAAACCCCCATTGTATGGTATAACAATGAAGAAAATTTAGGAATTCGATTGGCAACTATTCCTATTGAGGATAGTGTATATGCCTTTACAATGCTATTTAGCAGCATCTTATTTATGCACTTATTGAGAAAGAAGTTTGTCTAG
- a CDS encoding TlpA family protein disulfide reductase: MKISKEQRSNLILLAILVILLFTPIGTTIKVWVNRLIAFSPSVEKVENREILTDYNWTLIDLKGKASSFEEAKGKVVMLNFWATWCAPCIAEMPSMQALYDDYKDKMYFAFVSSDNDIEKVKNFISKNKYTLPVYMPGTFSPKMLESNNIPATFILSKDGSIVIDKVGAADWNSQKVREQLDKLLSQ; this comes from the coding sequence ATGAAAATTAGCAAAGAGCAACGCAGTAATCTCATATTATTAGCCATTTTGGTTATTCTATTATTTACCCCTATAGGGACAACCATAAAAGTGTGGGTAAATAGATTAATAGCCTTTAGTCCATCTGTGGAAAAGGTTGAAAACAGGGAAATTCTAACCGATTATAATTGGACTTTAATAGATTTGAAGGGTAAGGCTTCGTCATTTGAAGAGGCTAAAGGAAAAGTGGTGATGCTAAATTTTTGGGCAACTTGGTGTGCCCCTTGTATAGCTGAAATGCCTAGTATGCAGGCATTGTATGATGATTATAAGGATAAAATGTATTTTGCATTTGTCTCTTCTGATAATGACATTGAAAAGGTGAAAAATTTTATCTCTAAAAACAAGTACACTCTCCCTGTTTATATGCCAGGAACCTTTTCCCCAAAAATGTTAGAATCAAATAATATTCCAGCCACTTTTATTCTGTCAAAAGATGGGAGTATTGTAATTGATAAAGTAGGTGCTGCAGATTGGAATAGCCAAAAAGTAAGGGAACAACTAGACAAACTTCTTTCTCAATAA
- a CDS encoding TlpA family protein disulfide reductase, with product MKKKTLLNIILILFVLSFFVTPLGYEGKIALNRLFASSVELIPVSAQKKIDFDWKLKDRNDVQFNFNQSEGKVVFVNFWSSWRITSTAELYSIQKLYNDYKDKVDFYIITNELPQPVEEMMAKRGFDFNVTYLIIGEKMPFDPEVIPSGYVIDKQGSVVASQTKGANWNSSEVRQLLDTLLAQ from the coding sequence ATGAAAAAAAAGACCCTTTTAAACATCATACTCATACTGTTTGTGTTGTCATTTTTTGTTACTCCTTTGGGGTATGAAGGTAAAATAGCATTGAATCGTCTTTTTGCTTCCTCAGTTGAGTTAATTCCTGTATCAGCACAGAAAAAAATTGATTTTGATTGGAAACTGAAAGACCGTAATGATGTTCAGTTTAACTTTAATCAATCGGAAGGAAAGGTTGTTTTTGTTAACTTTTGGTCATCGTGGCGTATCACAAGTACTGCTGAGTTATATAGTATTCAAAAGCTTTACAATGATTATAAGGATAAAGTAGACTTTTATATTATTACAAATGAACTTCCTCAACCGGTCGAGGAAATGATGGCTAAGCGGGGATTTGATTTTAATGTCACATACCTTATTATCGGAGAGAAAATGCCCTTTGATCCAGAAGTAATTCCTTCAGGTTATGTAATAGATAAACAGGGTAGTGTTGTTGCCTCTCAGACAAAGGGAGCTAACTGGAATAGTAGTGAAGTTCGCCAATTGTTAGATACGCTTTTGGCTCAATAG
- a CDS encoding aconitate hydratase has protein sequence MAFDIEMIRKVYDQIAERVDKARTLTGKPLTLSEKILYAHLWDGTPSKEFQRGKDYVDFAPDRIACQDATAQMALLQFMHAGKSKAAVPTTVHCDHLIQAKIDAKTDLKRANETSNEVFDFLESVSNKYGIGFWKPGAGIIHQVVLENYAFPGGMMIGTDSHTVNAGGLGMIAIGVGGADAVDVMAGMPWELKFPKLIGVKLTGKLSGWSAPKDVILKVAGILTVKGGTGAIIEYFGEGAESMSCTGKGTICNMGAEVGATTSTFGYDASMDRYLRSTGRADVADAANAVKEYLTADAEVYANPENYFDQVIEINLSELEPHLNGPFTPDLATPISEMKEAAAKNDWPINVEVGLIGSCTNSSYEDISRAASLAKQVADKKLKTKAKFTITPGSEQVRYTIERDGFIDTFDKIGATVFANACGPCIGMWDREGADKQERNTIVHSFNRNFAKRADGNPNTLAFVGSPELVTAIAIAGKLDFNPLKDTLINEDGEEVMLDEPRGYELPPEGFAVEDAGFIAPAEDGSGVEVKVSPSSERLQLLDPFLPWNGKNITGAKLLIKAFGKCTTDHISMAGPWLRYRGHLDNIANNTLIGAVNAFNQKTNFVKNQLTGEYGGVPDVQRAYKAAGIPSIVVGDHNYGEGSSREHAAMQPRHLGVKAVLVKSFARIHETNLKKQGMLALTFANEADYDLIKEDDTFNFIDLESFAPEKQLTLEIVHVDGSIDTIKVNHSYNDGQIAWFKAGSALNLIAAGNA, from the coding sequence ATGGCTTTTGATATTGAAATGATTAGAAAGGTGTATGACCAGATAGCTGAACGTGTTGATAAAGCGCGTACACTTACCGGTAAACCCCTTACATTATCAGAGAAAATTTTGTATGCCCACCTTTGGGATGGTACTCCTTCCAAAGAATTTCAACGAGGGAAAGACTATGTAGATTTTGCGCCTGACCGTATTGCATGCCAGGATGCAACTGCTCAAATGGCTTTATTACAGTTCATGCATGCTGGTAAATCTAAAGCTGCTGTTCCTACCACAGTTCACTGTGATCACTTGATCCAAGCTAAAATAGATGCGAAAACCGATTTAAAGCGTGCCAATGAAACCAGTAATGAAGTTTTTGATTTTTTAGAATCGGTTTCTAATAAGTATGGAATAGGCTTCTGGAAACCGGGAGCTGGAATTATACATCAAGTTGTTTTAGAGAATTACGCCTTTCCAGGAGGAATGATGATTGGTACTGATTCTCACACTGTAAATGCCGGGGGATTGGGTATGATCGCTATTGGCGTTGGTGGAGCTGATGCAGTAGATGTAATGGCTGGAATGCCATGGGAATTGAAATTTCCTAAACTTATTGGAGTTAAGCTTACTGGTAAACTTTCAGGGTGGAGCGCTCCCAAAGATGTTATATTAAAGGTTGCTGGAATTCTTACTGTAAAAGGTGGAACAGGAGCAATAATAGAATACTTTGGAGAAGGAGCTGAGTCCATGTCATGTACCGGGAAAGGGACTATTTGTAACATGGGTGCGGAAGTAGGTGCTACCACTTCTACTTTTGGATATGATGCTTCTATGGATCGTTATTTACGTTCTACTGGAAGGGCAGATGTGGCAGATGCTGCTAATGCAGTAAAAGAATATCTTACCGCTGATGCAGAGGTATATGCTAATCCTGAAAACTATTTTGACCAAGTTATTGAAATTAACCTTTCTGAGTTAGAACCACATTTAAATGGTCCGTTTACTCCGGATTTGGCTACTCCTATTTCTGAGATGAAAGAGGCTGCGGCTAAGAATGATTGGCCAATAAATGTGGAAGTTGGTTTAATAGGATCTTGTACCAACTCTTCCTATGAGGATATATCCCGTGCTGCCTCCTTAGCTAAGCAAGTAGCAGATAAGAAATTGAAAACTAAGGCTAAGTTTACCATTACTCCAGGTTCTGAACAAGTTCGTTACACTATAGAAAGAGATGGTTTTATAGATACATTTGATAAAATCGGTGCTACCGTTTTTGCAAATGCCTGTGGACCATGTATAGGGATGTGGGATCGTGAAGGTGCGGATAAGCAAGAACGCAATACTATAGTACATTCATTTAACCGTAATTTTGCTAAACGTGCCGATGGTAATCCAAATACACTTGCTTTTGTAGGTTCGCCGGAGTTAGTGACAGCCATTGCAATTGCTGGAAAATTGGATTTTAATCCCTTAAAAGATACACTTATCAATGAAGATGGGGAAGAGGTGATGTTAGACGAGCCTAGAGGATATGAATTACCACCTGAGGGATTTGCTGTTGAGGATGCAGGATTTATTGCTCCAGCTGAAGATGGTAGTGGAGTTGAGGTAAAAGTTTCACCTTCTTCAGAGCGTCTCCAGTTGTTGGATCCTTTCCTTCCATGGAATGGAAAAAATATAACAGGAGCCAAATTATTAATTAAGGCGTTTGGTAAGTGCACCACAGATCATATCTCTATGGCAGGACCATGGTTGCGTTACCGTGGACATTTGGATAATATTGCCAATAACACATTAATAGGGGCCGTTAATGCATTTAATCAAAAAACTAACTTTGTTAAGAATCAATTAACAGGTGAGTATGGAGGTGTGCCAGATGTTCAAAGAGCCTATAAAGCTGCTGGAATTCCTTCCATAGTAGTTGGTGATCATAATTATGGAGAAGGATCATCACGTGAGCACGCCGCTATGCAGCCACGCCATTTGGGAGTTAAGGCAGTTTTAGTTAAATCATTTGCTCGTATTCATGAAACTAACCTTAAAAAACAAGGTATGTTAGCTCTTACCTTTGCTAATGAGGCTGATTATGATTTGATAAAGGAGGATGATACGTTTAACTTTATAGATTTAGAAAGTTTTGCACCTGAAAAGCAATTGACATTAGAAATTGTTCATGTTGATGGAAGCATTGATACTATCAAAGTAAATCATTCATATAATGATGGACAGATTGCATGGTTTAAAGCTGGTTCTGCTTTAAATTTGATTGCTGCTGGTAATGCTTAA
- a CDS encoding AAA family ATPase yields MSDVAALENLVLKNKQLKSEIGKVIIGQEQVVDRLLLSIYAGGHCLLIGVPGLAKTLMVNTIANALGLGFKRIQFTPDLMPSDILGSEILDENRHFKFIKGPVFANLILADEINRTPPKTQAALLEAMQERSVTVAGVQYPLELPYFVLATQNPIEQEGTYPLPEAQLDRFMFAIMLQYPSFEEEVQVVKQTTSDGEYQVSPMFNAEEILEIQHLVRRIPVADNVVDYTVRLVSKTRPDSSFATSEVRQFVDWGAGPRASQNLILAAKAHAAIHGKFSPDIEDVQAVALDILRHRVIKNYKAEAEGVTVEHIIRSLF; encoded by the coding sequence ATGTCTGATGTAGCCGCACTTGAAAATTTAGTTCTTAAAAATAAACAACTTAAGTCTGAAATAGGAAAGGTAATTATTGGTCAGGAACAAGTTGTTGACAGATTACTTCTTTCTATTTATGCTGGGGGGCATTGTTTGTTGATAGGGGTTCCAGGTTTGGCTAAGACACTCATGGTTAATACAATTGCTAATGCTTTAGGACTCGGGTTTAAACGAATTCAATTTACACCGGATTTAATGCCTAGTGATATTCTGGGGAGTGAAATTCTGGATGAGAATCGCCATTTTAAATTTATTAAGGGTCCAGTTTTCGCTAATTTAATCTTAGCGGATGAAATAAATCGTACACCACCAAAGACACAGGCAGCTTTATTGGAGGCTATGCAAGAACGTTCGGTAACAGTTGCTGGTGTGCAGTATCCGTTAGAATTACCTTATTTTGTACTTGCTACGCAAAATCCAATTGAACAAGAAGGGACATACCCACTTCCTGAGGCGCAATTAGATCGTTTTATGTTTGCCATTATGTTGCAATATCCTTCTTTTGAAGAAGAAGTTCAAGTGGTAAAGCAGACAACTTCTGATGGCGAGTATCAGGTCTCTCCAATGTTTAACGCTGAAGAAATTCTTGAAATTCAACATTTAGTCCGTCGCATTCCTGTTGCCGACAATGTAGTTGATTATACGGTTAGGTTAGTTTCGAAAACACGACCTGATAGCAGTTTTGCGACTTCCGAGGTAAGACAGTTTGTGGATTGGGGAGCGGGGCCTAGAGCTTCACAAAATCTTATTTTAGCAGCTAAAGCTCATGCAGCAATTCATGGGAAGTTCTCCCCAGATATTGAAGATGTACAAGCAGTAGCATTGGACATATTAAGACATCGGGTAATTAAGAACTACAAAGCTGAAGCCGAAGGTGTTACGGTCGAGCATATAATTAGATCGCTTTTTTAA
- a CDS encoding peptidylprolyl isomerase, protein MRLQKNNLKSMNKLRKAGALLAIFCVGQLTIAQTDSLNVIERTGKDSIPKNPNFKKIKIDGVASVVGDYVILNSDIDKTFIDLQSQGQDIKNITRCQLLGKLMEDKLYAHHAVQDSILVSDGEVYGNVDRQIDYFLEQLGGDMNKLLRFYNKTDEESFRQELFQINKVNLLSKRMQDKIVEEVEITPEEVRQFFNNIPKDELPVFGTELEIGQIVVQPKIPETEKKKAIERLKQIKAEVEDQGTSFATKAILYSHDRATGGKTLSLNRKSAFVKEFKDVAFTLEEGEISEPFETEFGWHIVQLDRKRGQEIDVRHILLIPEVPAEALREAREKMETIRKRIVDGEISFEDAALEFSDEKETKFNKGQLINPSTLDTRFELTRMDPSLYSQIVNLADGELSQPLLDEDRTGTKKYKILRITNRHDEHVADYSRDYTKIQELALQEKRMKAVQKWMEEKIRDTYVSLNAESKDCNFVNNWLKK, encoded by the coding sequence ATGCGATTACAAAAAAACAATTTGAAATCTATGAATAAGCTGAGAAAAGCAGGAGCGCTTTTAGCAATTTTTTGTGTGGGACAACTGACTATTGCGCAAACCGATAGCCTAAATGTAATAGAAAGGACAGGGAAAGATTCGATTCCTAAAAATCCAAATTTCAAAAAAATTAAGATTGATGGAGTAGCTTCTGTAGTAGGTGATTATGTTATATTAAATTCCGATATAGATAAAACCTTTATTGATTTACAAAGCCAAGGTCAAGACATTAAGAATATTACTCGTTGTCAATTGCTTGGGAAATTGATGGAAGATAAATTATATGCGCATCACGCAGTACAAGATAGTATTCTAGTTTCCGATGGTGAAGTATATGGTAACGTTGATCGGCAGATTGATTATTTTCTGGAGCAGTTAGGGGGAGATATGAATAAATTACTTCGGTTTTACAATAAGACTGACGAGGAATCTTTCCGTCAGGAATTATTTCAAATTAATAAAGTGAACCTTCTTTCCAAGCGTATGCAAGATAAAATTGTTGAGGAGGTAGAAATTACTCCAGAGGAAGTGCGTCAATTTTTTAATAATATACCCAAGGACGAGCTACCTGTGTTTGGAACCGAATTAGAGATTGGGCAAATAGTTGTACAGCCTAAAATTCCAGAAACAGAAAAGAAAAAGGCAATCGAGCGTCTAAAGCAAATAAAAGCAGAAGTTGAAGATCAAGGAACCAGTTTTGCCACTAAGGCGATTCTTTATTCTCACGATAGAGCAACTGGAGGTAAAACTTTGTCGCTTAACCGTAAGTCAGCTTTCGTAAAAGAATTCAAAGATGTGGCCTTTACTTTGGAGGAAGGTGAGATTTCAGAGCCATTTGAAACAGAGTTTGGATGGCACATAGTTCAATTGGATCGTAAACGTGGTCAAGAGATCGATGTAAGACACATTTTATTAATACCAGAAGTGCCAGCAGAAGCTTTGCGTGAGGCTCGTGAAAAAATGGAAACTATTCGAAAGCGAATAGTAGATGGTGAAATTTCATTTGAAGATGCTGCCTTGGAGTTTTCTGATGAAAAGGAAACGAAGTTTAATAAAGGGCAACTAATTAATCCGTCAACACTTGATACTCGATTTGAGTTGACCCGTATGGACCCTTCTTTATACAGTCAAATTGTAAACTTGGCGGATGGTGAATTGTCACAACCACTTTTAGATGAAGACAGAACAGGTACAAAAAAGTATAAAATACTTAGAATTACAAATCGTCATGATGAGCATGTAGCTGATTATTCTAGAGATTATACCAAAATCCAAGAATTGGCGTTGCAAGAAAAACGTATGAAAGCCGTTCAAAAATGGATGGAAGAAAAAATTCGTGATACGTACGTAAGTCTAAATGCTGAAAGTAAAGATTGTAATTTTGTCAATAATTGGTTAAAGAAATAG
- a CDS encoding peptidyl-prolyl cis-trans isomerase, translating into MKKITMKYKSILWIVLTVSAISCDYFRAPQPKEAVARVGDKFLYKDDLRALLPAEYTREDSIAIISSYLNNWAAKELMLANAKRNLQEDKIVEFETLVDEYRTDLYTKAYKEGLVNQSIDTVVGQGDLETFYQGNKEIFRLNEDLLKLRYIQLKENHSGIQRIRDKFKRFNKKDQRELDSLSLQFRAFSLNDSVWVKAGEVFRKIPLLQEQSTQNNLKKSQFFELQDSLGVYLVHINDLLKRQEIAPIEYVKPTLRQIIINQRKLEFVRKLEKDIINDAITKKQFEIYE; encoded by the coding sequence GTGAAAAAAATAACGATGAAGTATAAGAGTATATTATGGATTGTACTCACGGTTTCAGCGATTTCTTGTGATTATTTTAGAGCTCCTCAGCCTAAAGAAGCTGTGGCAAGGGTTGGAGACAAATTTCTCTACAAGGATGATTTGCGAGCTTTATTGCCAGCTGAATATACACGTGAGGATAGTATAGCAATAATTAGTAGTTATCTTAATAATTGGGCGGCTAAAGAGTTGATGCTAGCCAATGCAAAGAGGAATCTTCAAGAGGATAAAATTGTTGAGTTTGAAACTTTAGTGGATGAATATCGTACAGATTTATATACCAAGGCCTATAAGGAAGGTTTGGTGAATCAATCTATAGATACGGTTGTTGGACAAGGTGATTTGGAAACTTTTTATCAGGGTAATAAAGAAATTTTTAGACTTAATGAAGATTTGCTTAAGTTGCGATACATTCAATTAAAGGAGAATCACTCTGGAATTCAACGAATCCGTGATAAGTTTAAGAGGTTTAATAAAAAAGATCAGCGAGAGTTAGATTCGCTTTCCTTGCAATTTAGGGCATTCTCCTTGAATGATTCGGTTTGGGTTAAAGCTGGAGAGGTTTTTCGTAAAATTCCTCTATTACAAGAACAAAGTACTCAAAATAATTTAAAAAAATCACAATTTTTTGAGTTACAAGATTCATTAGGAGTATATTTGGTGCACATAAATGATCTTTTGAAGCGACAAGAAATAGCTCCAATTGAGTATGTAAAACCAACATTACGACAAATTATCATAAATCAGCGTAAACTGGAGTTTGTGCGCAAACTTGAAAAAGACATTATAAACGATGCGATTACAAAAAAACAATTTGAAATCTATGAATAA